The window GAAGACTATCACTGGCGTCAGCCGTGTAACTGTCAAGAAGAGCAAGAATGTGAGCTGCTGAGTGCTCTTATCTCGTCTTAACAACTTTTCTTGGTTAATTTCTTGCTGCTAACTACTGTTTCATTCCCAGATCCTGTTTGTCATCTCCAAGCCAGATGTATTCAAGAGCCCTGCCTCTGATACCTATGTCATTTTCGGTGAAGCTAAGATTGAGGATCTGAGCTCACAGCTGCAGTCCCAGGCCGCCGAGCAATTCAAGGCGCCTGATCTTAGCAGCGTCATCTCAAACCCTGAGGCTTCTACAGCTGTTCAGGAGGATGACGAGGATTGTGATGAGACTGGGGTTGAGCCGAAGGACATTGAGCTGGTGATGACCCAGGCCGGTGTGCCTAGGCCCAAGGCTGTGAAGGCGCTCAAGTCTGCTGACGGTGACATAGTCAGTGCTATCATGGAACTGACGAACTAGCCGTGCCCAGCCTGTGATATTATGTCAGTTTTTCCTTGTTTACATGGGAATACATGAGTTGTAACGTTTGGTGGTCATGTGTGTGAACTTTGAGCTGCTCTGTATTAGCAAAGACCTGAAGCAATGTCGAATGAGCTTCTTTTTCATGCATTGGAACAAATCCTTGGTTGGTAGTCTGCTTTCTTGCAAATCTGGGGACAACGAAATTTCAACATATACACTCTGTTTCAGGTTGTTGGTTGGACAGTGTTACTTCCTGTTCATGTTTTGCAGCCTAAAACTTGCAGGTTTCCTATACACACCGTGTGGGGTTTCCTCGTGTATCCAGCGTATCAGGACCTGCAGTGGCGAATTTCATCCTCTATATCTCCATCCCTCCTCTAAGTGttgctcaaatggatgtatctagccgATCTCAGTGATATATCTGTTTGAGCGTGAGTGACAATTAATTTGAGACTAAGAAAGTATGAGTGCCATATTTCAGTATTAATATGAGACTAAGCAAGTACAGTATCGTCTAAACTCTAACCTATGTATTATTTCTCTTACATTTTAATAATATCTCATAAATACCATTTAAACTATCTTTCACCCGCTAGATGCAAAAAAGATGATCCAATTTTTTTATGTTGCCACTTAATAAACAGCATAACCTATGCTTTCCAAACCACTGCCATTTTGGCCAATGCGACACACTCATCTTATCATTGTGTCGTCGTGGCAGACACACACGGAAATACTGCCTTGGTACCACCCCATATTTATTTCCAGGTAAACACAACACATTCGATAATGTTACCTCTCAATATCTACTTCATTCGAGTGGGTTTATAAGCCCAATCATTGTTTCGATCAAAATTTAACATTATATTAGACTAGATAATCATAAGTTACATGCCCCAGAAGAAGATGTCTAAGCGAGTAAACTGACATGAACGGTTGTCATTGATGATCGTAGTCCTTCTAGGGGAAAGCACAAATCTTTAACTTTTGACGGGTGTTTGTCTTAAACAAAAACTTATCTACTAGTGAGCCCACAAATAACAGCCAGGA is drawn from Aegilops tauschii subsp. strangulata cultivar AL8/78 chromosome 1, Aet v6.0, whole genome shotgun sequence and contains these coding sequences:
- the LOC109752397 gene encoding nascent polypeptide-associated complex subunit alpha-like protein 1; this encodes MTAETATQAELLRAVLEEQKLAAQGDEPVVEDDDDEEDEDDDDEDDKDDDVEGVDASGRSKQSRSEKKSRKAMLKLGMKTITGVSRVTVKKSKNILFVISKPDVFKSPASDTYVIFGEAKIEDLSSQLQSQAAEQFKAPDLSSVISNPEASTAVQEDDEDCDETGVEPKDIELVMTQAGVPRPKAVKALKSADGDIVSAIMELTN